The following proteins are encoded in a genomic region of Struthio camelus isolate bStrCam1 chromosome 3, bStrCam1.hap1, whole genome shotgun sequence:
- the GPR137B gene encoding integral membrane protein GPR137B isoform X2 gives MEAPEWDPLKNDTLPPTLTPAVPPYVKLGLTIVYTVFYSLLFVFIYVQLWLVLHYRHKRFSYQTVFLFLCLFWASLRTVLFSFYFKDFVTANSLSPFIFWLLYCFPVCLQFFTLTLMNLYFTQVIFKAKSKYSPELLKYRLPLYLASLFISLLFLLVNLTCAVLVRTENSERKVIVSVRVAINDTLFVLCAVSLSICLYKISKMSLANIYLESKGSSVCQVTSIGVTVILLYTSRACYNLFILSFSQTKKVNSFDYDWYNVSDQANLKCQLGDAGYIVFGVILFIWELLPTSLVVYFFRVRNPTKDLISETIRKPNLTRK, from the exons ATGGAGGCCCCTGAGTGGGACCCACTGAAAAATGACACCCTTCCGCCGACCCTGACGCCAGCTGTCCCTCCGTATGTGAAGTTGGGCCTGACTATTGTATATACTGTTTTTTATTCACTCCTTTTTGTGTTCATCTACGTCCAGCTCTGGCTGGTCCTTCACTACAGGCACAAGAGGTTCAGTTACCAAACTGTCTTCCTGTTTCTGTGCTTGTTTTGGGCCTCTCTTAGGACTGTGCTCTTTTCGTTTTACTTCAAAGACTTTGTCACAGCAAATTCTCTCAGCCCCTTCATCTTCTGGCTTCTCTATTGCTTCCCAGTCTGCCTCCAGTTTTTCACCCTGACCCTGATGAATCTTTACTTCACGCAG gtgATTTTCAAAGCTAAGTCAAAGTATTCCCCAGAGCTACTCAAATACAG GTTGCCCCTCTACCTGGCCTCTCTTTTCATAAGTCTCCTCTTCCTCTTGGTGAATTTAACCTGTGCGGTATTGGTGAGAACAGAGAATTCAGAGAGAAAAGTCATTGTCTCTGTCCGAGTGGCAATTAATGACACGTTGTTTGTGCTGTGCGCTGTCTCACTCTCCATCTGCCTGTATAAGATCTCCAAGATGTCTTTAGCCAACATTTACTTGGAGTCCAAG GGCTCATCTGTCTGTCAGGTGACAAGTATAGGAGTGACTGTTATACTACTTTATACCTCACGAGCCTGTTATAACTTGTTCATCTTATCATTTTCTCAAACCAAGAAAGTCAATTCTTTTGATTACGATTGGTACAACGTATCTGATCAGGCAA ATCTGAAATGTCAGTTGGGAGATGCAGGTTACATTGTGTTTGGAGTGATCCTTTTCATCTGGGAGCTGTTGCCGACTTCCTTGGTTGTGTATTTCTTCCGTGTCCGAAACCCTACAAAAGATCTA ATTTCAGAGACAATAAGAAAGCCAAACCTAACAAGAAAATAA
- the GPR137B gene encoding integral membrane protein GPR137B isoform X1, with translation MEAPEWDPLKNDTLPPTLTPAVPPYVKLGLTIVYTVFYSLLFVFIYVQLWLVLHYRHKRFSYQTVFLFLCLFWASLRTVLFSFYFKDFVTANSLSPFIFWLLYCFPVCLQFFTLTLMNLYFTQVIFKAKSKYSPELLKYRLPLYLASLFISLLFLLVNLTCAVLVRTENSERKVIVSVRVAINDTLFVLCAVSLSICLYKISKMSLANIYLESKGSSVCQVTSIGVTVILLYTSRACYNLFILSFSQTKKVNSFDYDWYNVSDQANLKCQLGDAGYIVFGVILFIWELLPTSLVVYFFRVRNPTKDLANAGMVPSHGFSPRSYFFDNPRRYDSDDDLAWNIAPQGAQGSFSPDYYDWGHQNNSFMAYVGSLQQDPALDTDRPSPV, from the exons ATGGAGGCCCCTGAGTGGGACCCACTGAAAAATGACACCCTTCCGCCGACCCTGACGCCAGCTGTCCCTCCGTATGTGAAGTTGGGCCTGACTATTGTATATACTGTTTTTTATTCACTCCTTTTTGTGTTCATCTACGTCCAGCTCTGGCTGGTCCTTCACTACAGGCACAAGAGGTTCAGTTACCAAACTGTCTTCCTGTTTCTGTGCTTGTTTTGGGCCTCTCTTAGGACTGTGCTCTTTTCGTTTTACTTCAAAGACTTTGTCACAGCAAATTCTCTCAGCCCCTTCATCTTCTGGCTTCTCTATTGCTTCCCAGTCTGCCTCCAGTTTTTCACCCTGACCCTGATGAATCTTTACTTCACGCAG gtgATTTTCAAAGCTAAGTCAAAGTATTCCCCAGAGCTACTCAAATACAG GTTGCCCCTCTACCTGGCCTCTCTTTTCATAAGTCTCCTCTTCCTCTTGGTGAATTTAACCTGTGCGGTATTGGTGAGAACAGAGAATTCAGAGAGAAAAGTCATTGTCTCTGTCCGAGTGGCAATTAATGACACGTTGTTTGTGCTGTGCGCTGTCTCACTCTCCATCTGCCTGTATAAGATCTCCAAGATGTCTTTAGCCAACATTTACTTGGAGTCCAAG GGCTCATCTGTCTGTCAGGTGACAAGTATAGGAGTGACTGTTATACTACTTTATACCTCACGAGCCTGTTATAACTTGTTCATCTTATCATTTTCTCAAACCAAGAAAGTCAATTCTTTTGATTACGATTGGTACAACGTATCTGATCAGGCAA ATCTGAAATGTCAGTTGGGAGATGCAGGTTACATTGTGTTTGGAGTGATCCTTTTCATCTGGGAGCTGTTGCCGACTTCCTTGGTTGTGTATTTCTTCCGTGTCCGAAACCCTACAAAAGATCTA GCCAATGCAGGAATGGTCCCAAGCCATGGCTTCAGCCCTAGATCTTATTTCTTTGACAACCCTCGCAGATATGACAGCGATGACGATCTAGCATGGAATATTGCACCACAGGGGGCACAGGGCAG tttctcTCCAGACTACTATGATTGGGGACATCAGAACAACAGTTTCATGGCTTATGTAGGATCACTCCAACAAGATCCAGCACTGGACACAGACCGGCCAAGCCCTGTATAA
- the GPR137B gene encoding integral membrane protein GPR137B isoform X3, whose product MEAPEWDPLKNDTLPPTLTPAVPPYVKLGLTIVYTVFYSLLFVFIYVQLWLVLHYRHKRFSYQTVFLFLCLFWASLRTVLFSFYFKDFVTANSLSPFIFWLLYCFPVCLQFFTLTLMNLYFTQVIFKAKSKYSPELLKYRLPLYLASLFISLLFLLVNLTCAVLVRTENSERKVIVSVRVAINDTLFVLCAVSLSICLYKISKMSLANIYLESKGSSVCQVTSIGVTVILLYTSRACYNLFILSFSQTKKVNSFDYDWYNVSDQANLKCQLGDAGYIVFGVILFIWELLPTSLVVYFFRVRNPTKDLFLSRLL is encoded by the exons ATGGAGGCCCCTGAGTGGGACCCACTGAAAAATGACACCCTTCCGCCGACCCTGACGCCAGCTGTCCCTCCGTATGTGAAGTTGGGCCTGACTATTGTATATACTGTTTTTTATTCACTCCTTTTTGTGTTCATCTACGTCCAGCTCTGGCTGGTCCTTCACTACAGGCACAAGAGGTTCAGTTACCAAACTGTCTTCCTGTTTCTGTGCTTGTTTTGGGCCTCTCTTAGGACTGTGCTCTTTTCGTTTTACTTCAAAGACTTTGTCACAGCAAATTCTCTCAGCCCCTTCATCTTCTGGCTTCTCTATTGCTTCCCAGTCTGCCTCCAGTTTTTCACCCTGACCCTGATGAATCTTTACTTCACGCAG gtgATTTTCAAAGCTAAGTCAAAGTATTCCCCAGAGCTACTCAAATACAG GTTGCCCCTCTACCTGGCCTCTCTTTTCATAAGTCTCCTCTTCCTCTTGGTGAATTTAACCTGTGCGGTATTGGTGAGAACAGAGAATTCAGAGAGAAAAGTCATTGTCTCTGTCCGAGTGGCAATTAATGACACGTTGTTTGTGCTGTGCGCTGTCTCACTCTCCATCTGCCTGTATAAGATCTCCAAGATGTCTTTAGCCAACATTTACTTGGAGTCCAAG GGCTCATCTGTCTGTCAGGTGACAAGTATAGGAGTGACTGTTATACTACTTTATACCTCACGAGCCTGTTATAACTTGTTCATCTTATCATTTTCTCAAACCAAGAAAGTCAATTCTTTTGATTACGATTGGTACAACGTATCTGATCAGGCAA ATCTGAAATGTCAGTTGGGAGATGCAGGTTACATTGTGTTTGGAGTGATCCTTTTCATCTGGGAGCTGTTGCCGACTTCCTTGGTTGTGTATTTCTTCCGTGTCCGAAACCCTACAAAAGATCTA tttctcTCCAGACTACTATGA